The Opisthocomus hoazin isolate bOpiHoa1 chromosome 18, bOpiHoa1.hap1, whole genome shotgun sequence region ACTCGCACGTCAGgtccttcctcctcatcctcagtgGCTCCTGCCTTTACATGGAGATAGGGAAACACAAACTCTCAATCTTCCCATCTTTAACCTTCCTTGGTCAGTTGTTTTCTCTAAACTCCCTGCAAAAACTCCGCTGAGGACGTGCCCAGCGTTACACAGCTTTGGGTGCGAGTGGCCAAGCAAGGACCCATGACGAAGCTCAGCGGCTGGGCCTCACAGCTCCTACGACTAAAAGCTCCCCACGCTTTCTCACCAAGCCCGCTGTGCCGGTCCCGAATCTCTCTGTGCTCCAACATCTTGCTGGGGTCCCTGTAGAGGTGGGAGGTGGCGATGTCTTCCAAGGTGTAGTGCTGGAGGGGCGGCGGGGTGGGGTGGAACTGCCCCCCGGGGTTCATCAGCGGGATGGTGagggccgggctgtgccggggcgcggggctgatGGTGCACACCCTCTTGGCCGGAGGCTCCGTCGGCAGCGGCTCCCTCTCAAAGCTGCTGTCTTCCCTTCTGCAACCGCACCGGCACAGAGAGGTACTCGTTAGCATCGCGCAAACGTACTCGGAAAGCGAAAGATGCAGATTTTGAGTCAGCAGAGTTTGGGCAGCAATGATTTTACTGGGGGGTAAAGGCAGGGAGCCAAACCAAGCACGCTCAACTTGTGAACTGATCCACAAAGTGACCCTGTCAAAGAAAGAGCTGAAGGTGCCCAAGCGTTGCGATTCATCTTTCTGAGCATGACCAAATGAAAATGTCACAGTTTTTATAAATCTGAGGCATGCTCCACATAGTTGTCTAACAACTTTTAACTTGGAATAAAACGTGGTGAAAAATGAACCCCGTCCTTCCCTGCGCTGACAGTGCCTCTGCTTGCTGCCCACGGAGACGGCGAACCGCTCAGCTCTCCTGTGCTACCCAACACGTCCCTCTGGGATGGAACCTGCCTGAAAGAGGATCCCAGCCTGAATTCCCAGTCCCAGAATAGTTGGGAGTGGTGAGATTCTACAGCTGAGCCCCGGATACCGCCTGAAGCTTTGACAGCAGCAAAGTTGAAACAAAATTCACAGCTTCAAGAACTTGGCCGAATGACAAAAGCTGCTTTCACCTGTCTGGACTGTGCCTCTTCCCGTTCACCTCGATGAGCAGCTCGGAGGAGTCGGCGGGGGACGTGGTGTTGGTGTTCAGCAGGATGTGCTCGTGCTGCGCCAGGTACTGGGAGGGCGTCTGCTTGGCCGCCCGGGCGCAGTGCAGCAGCTCTCTCTGCAGCAGTGGCAGGTTGGCCTGCAAAACAGCCGCGGCGCTGGTTGCCAGCCGCTCTCAGGTGGTTTGCTCCGCGCACATCATCCCCCAGCACAGTAACACCTACGGCCTGCGGCCCTGCTCGGGATCCTCCAGCTCCCATGTCTGCACTGCCAGGTTTACCTGCATTTTCTCAAGAGCTGAGGATgacctcttttcagtggtgcccagcgacaggacaaggggcaacgggcacaaactgaagcagaggaagttccagctgaacacaaggaagaacttcttccctctgagggtgacggagccctggcccaggctgcccagggaggttgtggagtctccttctctggagatgttcaagccctgcctggacgcagcgctgtgcagcctgctctgggtgaccctgcttgggcagggggttgggctgggtgacccacagaggtccctcccaagccctgccatgctgggattctgtgacctgaCGCTGGTGCACTCAAAACCCCAGTGCCACGGGAAGCGCTCTGTGCTTCCAGCATCTAATCACCCCAGACGCGCTCCCTGTGCCAACACTTCAAATATTCCAGGTCTGAACACTTGCAAGTGAGATTACGGGGTGAGAAGCTGCCGAACGGAGCTTGGTTTGTCTCCTTTATCCCTCCCATACGAGCAGACATATGCAGTGCTCGCTGCAACGTTAGCGTTCCACGAGGCAGTCCCACATGGCCACCGCCACGGTCTGTGCAGTCTGTCCTGGACTTTCAACAGAACCGCCGCGGTGCTTGCAGCGAGAGCTTTCCCAGCAACAACCCGTTGCCAAGTGGCACAGGCTGGCGCAGGGAGCGCCGGCAAGCCCCACCAGTCCCCTGTCACCTTCAGAAAGGGGATCACAAACGGCCGGAGGGGGAAATTCGTCGCCTCTTGCAGCTTGCAGTGAAATTCCTCGATCGTCACTGTTGAGTTCTgcgaaaagaaattaagaaacgAAATGACAATTCTTATTTTTAGACACGTGGGAAACAGCTCCAAACGAACAGAACTGGGAGGGAGACTGCATCTGCTGCTACAGGACTGACAACATTCGCATCAGATCCTGCCTAGCGCAGCCAAAAAGACTCGGGCCAACGGAGCAGAAACGCTGCGCTAGGCGAGGGGTGAACGCCACACACGGCCGGGCACGGCCTGGCCCAGCATCCTCCCAGCTCCGgggccagcaggacccagctGGCATCTCCTGCACCCAGGCCAGATGGCTGCGGGGAGCCAGGCAGCGACTGCAGCTGCTCAGGGCCGcatgccttcctcccctccttcctcccttccagcTCACCTCGCCCAATCCATCCACCACCCAGCAGTCTCCACTGCCCACTGCTCACCCCACCAGCACGGTCCTCCCCTGGCCCACCCTTGCATCCCCCAGGGCTGTAGCAGCTGGGTgctccctggcagcagcagcgttTGAGAAGCCGCACGTACAAAGTTCACCCTGCAGCAATTACGGCAATCAGTGCTGAGAACAACAGTCAGAGGGACCCGGACAGCTTATCATTTCCTTTCCAAAAGGCTAAGCCAAGGCACGACCCTACGCCCATGGAAACGCACGCGCCTGccttcttcagcagcagcagcacccagcgctGGAGCCCCGTGACAGCCCCCGAGGCCGTGGACAGACCCATGTTTGCTCTGCCCACGCCAACCATGGAAGCAGACACGCTGCGGGGTGCCGGCGGTCCGGCCGCCTTCGCCGCGCGCTGAGCCTCAGCAGAAACCTGCCAAACGGCAGCGGTCAGCTTGGGCGCAGCCGGGCAGACGGCGCGGGGCTGTGCTCCGGGGTCTTGGTCCAGGGCACAGGCTGGCACGGCGTTGCTACCAGTCAGTGTGGATACCTGCCACTACCAGCCACAACTCCCTCAGCAAAACCTGTCAGTGTGTTTGTTCCAGGCTGCTTTCAGCTCTCGATCGCTGCGGAAGGGCAGGCAGGCATGGACGCACGGTTATGCCGGCAGgcaccaccaccagccccagctctcacaaAGCCAGGGGTGGGAGTGCAGGAGAAGGGCAGAAGATACACACAAGTGATTTACCAAGCCCCTTCCTGTAGCTGCACCTTCAGACTGTCGCAAACCCCGAATCAACGCCTTCGGTAACGCCGACAAACACGCGGTcaccccaggcagcagcacaccAGAAGCGCAGAGCTCCTGTGCCGCAGCAGCAACCTTCCCACCCTCTGCAGACCTTGGCAacagccagccctgctgtgctggtgggcttAAGACATACAGCAGCAGCCCATAAAGAGGAAAGAAGCCTTCTAAACACATACCATGTTCACCAATGTGTACTATAAATTAAGTCTTCGAAGGGTCATGATCTTCTCTACACACTTGAGAGCAGAGCAGCACTAACAGCTTTCCGGAGCGAGTCCCTGCTCGTGCCAGGACCCAGTACCCAACTGGCTGCCCTGCCTTTTCCATTACACCTGGCTGCCTTGCTGAGCAAAGCAGCGTCGAGTTTGAGCACAGTGAAGTCAGGACTAACGAGGCCGTGGCTGGAAGTGGGACTTCTCTGCATGGAAGCAGATCAGAGGTGAACCGATCCACAGCCAGGGTCAGGCAATCACACATCTGCACAAGCAAGAAAACGCTTCTCTCATACAAAACTACAGGCTCCAGGCTCCTCTGAACTGCGTGCAAAGTTCCCTTCAGGAGAGGAACTGGAGAAGCCCAGCATAGCCCATGGCTTCCAGCGAGCCCAAGGAACCAGACCGGTGGCCTTCATTGATAAGCTTTGTCCAAATCCTTCCAAGTTTTCTGAAGTTCAGCTGTACCCAAGCTCACGCCAAAGCCACTGCACAAACAGCTCTTCAAAACCCACtgaagacaatgaaaaaaaagaaaaagccagcgAGCTTAGCAGAAAGCATTAAACATTACTTGGTCTTGCTGAGTCAACAGCTCTGTTTATAAAGAGGAGAGCAGATAACATCGAGTAACACAGGCACGTGCTGGCTGCCGGGACCCCGTCGCCACAGCGGCCCGGGCTGGCGTGCGGGGCTTACCACTAAGGCCAGGACCAGCGTCCGGACCTTCTCCCCGATCTCCGGCGAAATGTCGTTGCCGAACTGCTGCAGGGTAGTGAGGAAGCGCTTCAGCTTGCTGAGCTGCCGGGCACCGCACGTGGCCGGGAGCTGCTGGTTCgtcagcgaggaggaggaggaggaggaaggtccgTTGCTGAACCTCTGCGGTGGGGATGGTGCCCCGTTCAGCGTCGGAGGGGAATGGTTTATTCCGTTGGGCACTGCAAACGGGAGACAGAAGCGATACTGATGGGCATGTCCCTGCGGCCCCGTGTTTCAGAGGATCCATCTCCCACCCGAGAGATGGGTGCTCTGGTTAACTGCTGCGAGCAAGCAGGGCAAGAACCAGAACAGGGGCTacagctggagcagagcctgcatCCTGTGCCGGAGGGCACCCAGCGACGGAGCCGGTCACTGGCAACGCGTGTGCCTTCTCCTCAACCTTCCCCGAGCTCGTGGGgatgctctgcagcccccagcacgcGAGACCACGCGCCCAGCCAAGGCATCCGCAGGCCTCTTCCACCTGGGCTTGCTCAGGTGTGATTCACACCGCAGCCATGACTCCCCCGGCTCAGCAAGCTTTACATCCAGGGCCATCAGACACCGGCAGCGTTGGGGCTCAGCAGAGCAGGCACCCCTCTACTCGCGTTTCGGGCAGCCTCGGGGCGCGGGGTCAGGCTGCACCCAGCCACCGCTGCAGCAGACCGAGCTGCGCCACACGCTCGGCCCAAGGAATTTAACGTGCTTTAGCTCAAAGTTTACAGCCCTCGGCAAGAATCACTGATCAGCGTTTTCTGGCCTGTGTCAGGCAGAAAATTAGACCAGGCAACCCAaccaccctccccagccccttcgCTTGCAGCCAGCCATCAGCGCCCATCTCAGCTGGGCTCCCACTGCAGACACCGCAGCTTGGGTGCCCCCACCTCATTCTGAGAAGGGCCCACGGCACCCTGCCCCGCCGCACCTCCCTGGGCGGTCACACAGAGTCTCACAAACCCAGCTGGTTTTTCCAGTCCGGTCCCATCTGCAACTTTGCCTCCCGTAAGCGTCGAGCAGGCTGAAACGGACTGAAGGGCTGGAGGTCTGGGAACTCGGCAAGGGATTAGAATAAATTGTTGACATCCCTGCGCTGCCGCTGTGCAATCCAGAGCCCTGTCTGAAGAGCAGCTGTGCGCTGGGGCCTCAACTCGGTATAAATCCAGAATTTTAGAGGTGAAAAGTACATTATCGTAAATATAGTTTTAGCTGATGCACTGGGTTATCCTTAAAAGCTCAGCCCTGAATCCCTTGTGGATGCAAGCGCTGAAGGGAAGGCCACAAGCTATAAAAACCATTTCAAATGACGACGttcagaggagaagcagcactgaaggcacccagcagagctgaCCCTTGCAGGCGGGGCAGGGGAAGGTGCGTGCTGTGATGGAGCAGCAACTTGCAagaaaaaagaagccaaaatttccGCTGCAGCTTCACAAGGATCCCACCAAACCCTCAGGACTCCAGCGAGGGTTTTTCGGAGAAGGCGGCAGGAGGTGCCTGAACAGTTAAACGGCTCTGGGGCACGCCAGGGTCGGAGGCTGGAGAGGCTCCACGCACCTGGACCTGCCGTGGCGAGCACAGGAGGGAACCTGAGCAGACTAACCAGAGTCAGTTAAGATGCCAGGGAAAGATAAGGCAGAAGAACCATCAAAGGTGGTTCCTGCTAACCAAGGGGTGACAGGCTCTGCGGGGGCACAACAAAGACGTGTCCTGTTGTAGACAGAGAGCTGATGAAATGAAGGCAAAGGCCAGGACTGAGAGGATGGAGGTGCAAAGGCAAAGCCAGCTCGTGCCTTTTGTTGCGGAGCAACGCAGCCTGAAAAACTCCATCCGCGCCCGCTTCCCCACAGCAGCAAAGGAACAGAGACGCCTGCAGAGATGGCACGGACCCGCAGCGCTAGCTACCACGGAGCACCAGCAAACGCAGCGCTCTGTGAAAGGCAAGGCTTCTGGCTATTGCTCAGAAAGAGCATTTATTTCACAATAAAAGTGTTATAAATAGggtggaaagctgcccagaggagctcatCTCCAACAGCAAAGGACTGAGCAGCTCCTCGCTCTCCAGTGGCTGCGACCAAGGCGCCTTGCCCCCTTCCCTATTTCGCTTCCTCTTATTCTTTCAAAGAAAACACCAGGGAGAGCAACGAGCTCTATTTATACCCTGGGAGAAGCAGGGGCTGTGCGaccctccctggggctggggggctgtggggggcgcTGGGGAGAGGCTGCCAAGGATGGGAGCAGTGGACATGGATGCACTCGGGTGACACCACAGTAGCAGAGCGAGCTGGGTCGGGTCGGGGCTGCCGTTAGACGCACCCCCCATAACCGCCCGCTGCGTTTTCAGGCTCAGCCTGCCTGACCCTCCTGCAAACGGCGTTACCGCAGGGCGGCTGGCAGTTATCTGATCCTGCGCATCGCCgggctctgctctgccacagaccacagagccgggctgcgaCCTCTGCTTCCAGCTGAGAAGACAGCACTGCAGCAAGCGAGGTGGCGTACCGAGACCAGTGGGGTTACTGGCTTGGGGAGACGAGCGTGCTAAATGCCTGGGAACACAGAAGTCACCGTCTGTGGGCTACTCTGTCAGATTCTGCCTTAGGTCCTCAGTAGTTGCAGGCTTTTGCTGCTTCTCCAACTGTTTTGTCAGGATTCCACAGGCAGGCACGGCCTTGCTGCTGCATGCTCCTCCTCACCTGCCTGAGCCACGGGCTTTTACAGGGCAGGACACACACCCACTGACTCTGACCAAGACCCTTGGGTGCATCTGAGAAGTGAAAAAGCAAGAATGAACTTCACCACAGGTTGCATCCCCCATTTGTCTCGGAAAGAGGCAATTAAGTCATCCGCAATCAGCAGATCCAGGCTCCTTGGCCCTTAACAGCATGCCAAGCAACCTCAttggaaaaattaatttctgtcacTTTGCTAATGGTCTTTTTCTGCCTGAGCAAAAGGAGAGCCATTAAAAACTCCTCAGCACATACAGATGGGGACAAGGTGTCTGGCGGGATAACCCGGTGATCAGTGCTACCGCCAGCACCACGCAATACATCAGCGAGCGTTCTGGAAGAGGCTGGATGTACATCTCCGAAATCCACCGCCAGCGTGGAACTGCGAGATATCCCAGACACCGTCGTGGGCAGCAAAGCACCGCAGGAGcagccagggagctgctctgcgcggggGAAAAAGGGTGAGGAGCGCCTGGAAAATACGTACGTGCCATGGGCGGGGGTCAGGTAACTCCACGCCCAAAGTACAGCAGAATGatgctttttaaaagacattaaatGGCTTAAATGTTGgctaagggagagaaaaaaaagactcttCTAGGCTGTAAGGAATAGGCTGTAGGTCCATCCCATCTGTGGGGCCACCTCTGAGCGACACCCTGCTAAAAGCAGTGGGTGTGAGGGTGTGCTACGGCCGGGTGGCACCAGGATCGACTGTGGCTTAATAGGAAAGGCTACAAAGAGAAAATAGAGCAAAGGGAATCTGGATGGACAGCAGGGAATTTCTGaggctgggaaataaaaaaagcacaaaactttctaatttcagctgcagaaacacTGTCTGCAGAGTGAGATACAGCAGAGTCGGAATTAACTCCTCCAAAAGACAGAGTGGAAAGCCCAGCTCCCGGCTTGTTTGAAGCCGACCTGATAAAAGACTTCCATTTCATAAGGAGTTTATGGCAGAAATCAAGGCTGCACCTGCAAAGGGAAGGACCCAAGGCAGCACCGGGAgcaaggcaggagcaggcagaggagcagcgGGGGATTACAGACCCTGCTGTATGTCCTGCATAGCAGAACAACTGCAGGCAAGCCCCAGTTCCCCCTCCTTACAGCCACGCAGCACGTTAATGCCCGCTGTGCCAGCCAGCAGCCCTGGCTGGTGGCCGAGACATCCCTGATGacctccaccagcacctcctggcTAGAGCTGGTCCCCGGGAAAAGCAGCGTTACGGGGGTCTTACGTGCAGCTGGGGTGAAGGACACCGGCCGGGGGCCACCGGGGTTcacggggggcagcggcggcatgTTGGGAGGAGAGGACCTGGACTGTAGCTTCACTTCCACGGGCGATCCGGGCATCACTGGCACCCTCTTCTCACCAGCAACTGTACAAAGAGAAGGTGGTGACGCTTAGTGACAGTCACGGACAAGCACTTCCCCGCCCAGCACACAGAGCACGGTTGTGAGGGTGAAGATGAGAGGCGGGGGAGAAGCCGCGCAAGGCTCGcacagggaaggggcaggggatGGCCCCGAGCTGGGGACAGGCACCCAGGTGTCCCCAGATGCTGCCAGGCAGGCTCAGGATGCccctcctgtgcagcctgctgtaggtgaccctgcttcggcaggggggttggactagatgacccacagaggtcccttccaacccctgccatgctgggattctgtgatcccagtCTCTTGACTGTGTCTTCTCACCCCTCGTGCCTGAAGATGCTTCCTCAGAGTATTTCTGCCTGTTTGCTTTGCTCTCCCCCCGTTGCAGACCCCCTCGATACGCCCCAGGCATGCCCACATGACCTCGCCAGCATGGGTGCCGAGGCttcacctccagccctgctccccaaccACCAAAAACACGCTCCGAAGCGGCCACTTTGGAAAACACCTCTCTGATCAAGTTTGCacacttgctttttaaaaaaaaaaaaaaaactgaaaatgaaacactCCTGCACCTCCTGTTCCTCACACCGGGCTGGCGCTCGGTGCCCAGCGCAGCCTCCCCGCGCCAGCACGCCGGCAGCCGTGCACGCCCCGTGTCCACGCCGCCTGGCCCCGAGACGGCCTCTCCGGAGGCCCTGCCGCCTCCCTCAGCGCCACGCAACGGGCAGCCCGGTTTCTGGGCGCCTGCCGGCCCGGTGCGCAGGGAGCAGCGGTGCCAGCCAGCGACCGAAATGCTCACGGGGCCGTAAAGACGAGCTGCCAGCAGCTATTCACGTTGTCTCTCCTGCGCGCAGTCTCCAGGTCTAACGCAGCGCCAGCTCACACCACGGCTTCTTTTCAGCCTCTGAGGGTCCCTTCTACGGACCCAGGCTCTGGCGGGACCCCCTAGCTCAGCTGAACGGTGTGGCCGCGCTCCCGTGGCTAAAAATCAGCCTTGAAAGGCATCCCtgggggaaaaggagagaaaaggaggaacCATGTGCTTATGCaagcctttgggttttttttggggggtttgtttttcatttcttgttctttAAATCCAGACAGCTCAGCAGACGAAGCCTAAGCACCTCCGAAGCGCAGCTCCCATGGGGCCAACGCCAcgccgcgctgcccggctgcCGAGCTCCTGACCCCGGACGATGGGACGCGAGGCGAATCGCCCCTCCAAGAGCGCGGCCACCGCTCCCTGCTCCTCGAGCCGCCGCTCGCCTCGTTCCATCAGCTCGCTAACGAGTTGTGACCGAGCTCCAGCACGGCCCCGCGCAGGACAGCCCGCAGGTTCCCATCCAACCCCGGCTCGGGGGGCGAGGGAGGTGCGGGTGCTCGCCCCTCGCCAGCTGGGCTTCGTGCCGGGCAGTTTTTGGCTGTCAGCAAGCGGAAAAACCAGCCGGAGCGTCAGGGCGGCAGCCAAGCGTGCCGCTTCGGACGCGGGAGCTCGCACCCAAGGCTGCACCTGCAAAGGTAAGGACCCAAGGCTGGGTCCTTGAAGGGGGCACAGCTGAAAACCGACTTGTGCCTGGggaccccgcgctgcccggcATCGGTCCGGGTGCCTCTTTCAGCCACAGAATCAAGGTATCGAAGCGCGTGCTGCAATCTAATCGAACTGGATTACAATCGAATTCGCAATCCGCAGTTTTTACAAATCTCAGCTGGAAGAAACGCAGCTTCCAAGCTCCGGCAAAGCGATTAAATGCTGCGTTCCCGTACAGCAGGGCAGCGCTCAACCGATGCACTGAAACACAACCACAGAACCTGCCACTTCACAGCTCTCGACGAcagcgggccccggcgcccgccgtGCCGCCGGCCGGGAATCTGCGCCGCCAGCCACCAGCACCTGCATCGCCGCCGCGCACGAGCCGGCTCATTGATCTTCCTGACGGCACGTCAGCACCAACGCCAGCAAGGTAACAAATGAAGTTCATTATTCCCAGCTCTTTCCCCTGATGGCAGGATGATCTGTggaagggggagcagggaggaataCCTGCTGAAAATCCATGTTTTCCTGCCCTTGCAGTGCAGCTGGAATAACTGGGATGGTGGGGCTGGAATTGCTATAAAACCTGTATCCACAATACTTCCACAGCAGCAAGTTTGTGCCTTTACTTATTTAAgcgtgttttttaaaaaaaaaaaaaaaaaaaaaaaaaaaaaatctaggcttTGCTTCCATGAACAAAGTAGGGAGATACTGGAGCCACAGGAAACAACTAATAATTTTAACATATAGTCACCATATTAATATAATATTGCAAACTACTATTTGCATAAATTTCATCCAATTTTCATACAATTTAACACTGACGTGCAGACCCTCCCTGTCATATCCACGCACAAATATGATGTTCAGATGAGTAACAAGATATTGATGCAGGAACAGGGCATCATTCAGCCCCGTGGGTGCATGCTCCAGCAGGCCAGTTCATCGGCAAGAGTGCAGACCAACCTCCTCTCTCTCTAAGCAAATGCAGCAAGACAGTCAGAGGGCAGGTTCTGTGCATGAAGTCAGGGCTGTTTTTACCGCAAAAAGTCTGAGTTCACTcacccaggcagggaggggaaaCATTGCTAAATGACCCCCAGATTTTTCAATCAAAACAGGACTTTGTGCCTATCCACCACTCGGTGCCAGCCGCTTGATGGCCATCGGGGACAGAAACATGTTTGCTCAGAACATGGGAATAACTGGAAAGCCACGAGCTAACAGACGAGAAGCACGATGTGCGCGCACCCAGTCCCAGGATGCAGACGTGAGACGTGGTGCAGAGGTGAGACGTGGTCCACGCTCTTCTCTGTGAGCTCCTTGCCCACCTCCCTGCCAAGGAGAGCATGGCATCGCCCCGTGTCTGCTGCCAGCCCTCTCCCACTGCACACCCCAAAACCAACATGCTGCCACCCACCCGCCTTGCCCGAGCTTCTTCACCCCCTTCCCACGAAACCCTCTTCCCGGGGCGCGTATGGCCAGCCTGACATCGCCGTGCTCCGGAGAGAAGCAGAGCATGAAAACAATCCCTAAggcttctcctccttccttctaAAATGCTCCTATGGCACATTCAGAAAGCAGAACTAATTTGGTTAATTTACAGGGTCCGCACCAGTGGGATGGTCCCTGGAGCAACGCCGCCTTCCCGGGCTCTTTCTTCCACATTTCACTGCCCAGCAATATTTACTCGCTCGCCAACGGCAACACGCCGGCGCTGCCTCCAGATGCCTGGAGAGGATGCCGAGATGCTCCTCAAAATGCCTGCAAGTCACCCACCACATCAGTCATCTGCAATCCTGCTTGAGAGCCCAAGGCTGTAACGGATTTTCAGATCATTCTTCAAGAAGAATAATTCTCGTCCATGACTGAATACTCCAGGTGTCAGAGCAGGACACCTGCCTGAACTGGAAACACTGGGTTGCTTTCTTTCAAGAACTCCTTCCAAACCCTACCTGGGCTCAGAAACATTTACAAGTGTCATGTTGTTGCTTTtcaagcagcacctgcagcaCAGCGACTGAAGGTGATCACGGCACAACACTCCAGCTGCCAAACGCCGAAACTTCGCGTTGACGCGAGCTCCACTTTGCTCCCAGGACCTGCGGAGGTGAACCGGGGGGCGAGGCGTCAGCGacgcggccgcccggccccgtGGGAGAGCCGCCCTCCTGCCTTCCAGCGCTGGAGCTTCCCACGGGAAGATGACTGACACAGACTACAGCAAAACGGAGATGCTGTTTTAGTCTTGGCTTGATGCAAGAATCTCATCTTCTCCAAGAGC contains the following coding sequences:
- the CBFA2T2 gene encoding protein CBFA2T2 isoform X3; the protein is MVGIPGGSQLAGEKRVPVMPGSPVEVKLQSRSSPPNMPPLPPVNPGGPRPVSFTPAALPNGINHSPPTLNGAPSPPQRFSNGPSSSSSSSLTNQQLPATCGARQLSKLKRFLTTLQQFGNDISPEIGEKVRTLVLALVNSTVTIEEFHCKLQEATNFPLRPFVIPFLKANLPLLQRELLHCARAAKQTPSQYLAQHEHILLNTNTTSPADSSELLIEVNGKRHSPDRREDSSFEREPLPTEPPAKRVCTISPAPRHSPALTIPLMNPGGQFHPTPPPLQHYTLEDIATSHLYRDPSKMLEHREIRDRHSGLGLNGGYQDELVDHRLTEREWADEWKHLDHALNCIMEMVEKTRRSMAVLRRCQEADREELNYWKRRCSETAEARKAGGELLSRQHSPGSSDSLGSDSLREFSSRSGTGYVTEEIWKKAEEAVNEVKRQAMSEVQKAVAEAEQKAFEMIASERARMEQTIADAKRQATEDAFLVINEQEESTESCWNCGRKASETCSGCNIARYCGSFCQHKDWERHHRICGQGLHGQSKPLALPTGRAAAAGAKSLDGVPSPALEKTSATTSRSSTPASVAAIETNGL
- the CBFA2T2 gene encoding protein CBFA2T2 isoform X1 yields the protein MVGIPGGSQLAGEKRVPVMPGSPVEVKLQSRSSPPNMPPLPPVNPGGPRPVSFTPAALPNGINHSPPTLNGAPSPPQRFSNGPSSSSSSSLTNQQLPATCGARQLSKLKRFLTTLQQFGNDISPEIGEKVRTLVLALVNSTVTIEEFHCKLQEATNFPLRPFVIPFLKANLPLLQRELLHCARAAKQTPSQYLAQHEHILLNTNTTSPADSSELLIEVNGKRHSPDRREDSSFEREPLPTEPPAKRVCTISPAPRHSPALTIPLMNPGGQFHPTPPPLQHYTLEDIATSHLYRDPSKMLEHREIRDRHSGLGLNGGYQDELVDHRLTEREWADEWKHLDHALNCIMEMVEKTRRSMAVLRRCQEADREELNYWKRRCSETAEARKAGGELLSRQHSPGSSDSLGSDSLREFSSRSGTGYVTEEIWKKAEEAVNEVKRQAMSEVQKAVAEAEQKAFEMIASERARMEQTIADAKRQATEDAFLVINEQEESTEGNPPKRCLRHPCVCNSHLKALVAGTAVAKPARRAAAATSPGTAAPSASTRTGRGTTASAGRACMARASRWPCPRGERRPPAPRASTACPARPSRRLRRPPPAPPPRHPWQR
- the CBFA2T2 gene encoding protein CBFA2T2 isoform X4, with translation MPGSPVEVKLQSRSSPPNMPPLPPVNPGGPRPVSFTPAALPNGINHSPPTLNGAPSPPQRFSNGPSSSSSSSLTNQQLPATCGARQLSKLKRFLTTLQQFGNDISPEIGEKVRTLVLALVNSTVTIEEFHCKLQEATNFPLRPFVIPFLKANLPLLQRELLHCARAAKQTPSQYLAQHEHILLNTNTTSPADSSELLIEVNGKRHSPDRREDSSFEREPLPTEPPAKRVCTISPAPRHSPALTIPLMNPGGQFHPTPPPLQHYTLEDIATSHLYRDPSKMLEHREIRDRHSGLGLNGGYQDELVDHRLTEREWADEWKHLDHALNCIMEMVEKTRRSMAVLRRCQEADREELNYWKRRCSETAEARKAGGELLSRQHSPGSSDSLGSDSLREFSSRSGTGYVTEEIWKKAEEAVNEVKRQAMSEVQKAVAEAEQKAFEMIASERARMEQTIADAKRQATEDAFLVINEQEESTEGNPPKRCLRHPCVCNSHLKALVAGTAVAKPARRAAAATSPGTAAPSASTRTGRGTTASAGRACMARASRWPCPRGERRPPAPRASTACPARPSRRLRRPPPAPPPRHPWQR
- the CBFA2T2 gene encoding protein CBFA2T2 isoform X2 — encoded protein: MVGIPGGSQLAGEKRVPVMPGSPVEVKLQSRSSPPNMPPLPPVNPGGPRPVSFTPAALPNGINHSPPTLNGAPSPPQRFSNGPSSSSSSSLTNQQLPATCGARQLSKLKRFLTTLQQFGNDISPEIGEKVRTLVLALVNSTVTIEEFHCKLQEATNFPLRPFVIPFLKANLPLLQRELLHCARAAKQTPSQYLAQHEHILLNTNTTSPADSSELLIEVNGKRHSPDRREDSSFEREPLPTEPPAKRVCTISPAPRHSPALTIPLMNPGGQFHPTPPPLQHYTLEDIATSHLYRDPSKMLEHREIRDRHSGLGLNGGYQDELVDHRLTEREWADEWKHLDHALNCIMEMVEKTRRSMAVLRRCQEADREELNYWKRRCSETAEARKAGGELLSRQHSPGSSDSLGSDSLREFSSRSGTGYVTEEIWKKAEAVNEVKRQAMSEVQKAVAEAEQKAFEMIASERARMEQTIADAKRQATEDAFLVINEQEESTEGNPPKRCLRHPCVCNSHLKALVAGTAVAKPARRAAAATSPGTAAPSASTRTGRGTTASAGRACMARASRWPCPRGERRPPAPRASTACPARPSRRLRRPPPAPPPRHPWQR